The DNA region TAGTCTACTCGAGACCAAACGTTGCTAGGTTCATTTAGGTCAAGTACCAAATTGGGTACGGTCCTTTGGGTACTCTTGGTACGGAGAATTTTATACCCACGCCCACAGTCCGTTTGGTACACCCTCGGGTTACCTGCAGGGGCTTATGTAGGCCATAAAACTGCACCGTTTTCGGATGTAATGGTACTCCTTTATAACCTAGTTATAAGGTATAGCCTAACCTACCTTACCCTAGGCTGTAGCCCATGTATGACCGAGGGAGGGTAAGCTAACGTAAACCAAAGGAATTGGCGTCATTGCTAGATTTAATGGACTGGTTCGATAGGTTTAGGTCACTCTTGATGTTAGTCAAGTTTTGCTGGGAGCTTATTAACGCTAATTAAATGCTCAGTCTATTTCTGTATCTCGTCGATTTGGAAGAGGATCGAGCAATGTCTTAAGTTGTTTGATATTAATGTTACttctatatatgaaatatacttttaatgttaaagtttagtgattatgtagaaaataaaaaaatcatatggaataaagtttatttcattgcttttggTGCCATTATCTCACTTGAACATTTTATTTGTCCAAGTGTATTTACGCTGACAATTTCACTTGTCATTTAGCTTATTGTCTAGTGTTATTCATCTTTTCCCTCTTTCAGCTCAGTTACCaaacaatttcttaatttttatggaTGCATTTCTCAGCCCAGTGAGAGCTTAAACTGCTATTAGCTGGACTATTGTGGCACATTAACAGCCTATTGTAAGAATTGCTTGAAGTgttgttttcaaatgaattttggaccaaggttaaatttaaaaagtttaggAGCTATTTGaggaaagacttaaaaaaaggCAGCAAGTATTGCAGATGGGTGCCTAAGGACACTCCAAATCTATTGGTGTTTCTCCTCTGTTGTACATGAAAGTCTAGGATTGTGACTCGTTAGTATGATTAAAGTACTGAACCTAtattgattatgatgataataatggggagtttgaaaattttttttttattgtgtcagGGTCCTAAGCTAAAAGTTGCAGTTCAGCTCCTGAGGAAGTCTGAGGATGTTGGACAAACTCACTCAAGTTTGGCATTCCTACAAGTACCGCTTCGTCCCATGGCTTGCCTTCAACCTTAAGGAAAGGTAAGCTGAGTTTAAAACGTGATTTAGGTTTATGTAAACCTTCCATAATGTGTAATAACTCTTGTGTATCATAGGTGCATAGAATTTAAATTTTTGCACCATCAAAATTGAAATACATGTTGAGGATGTCAGTGCTAGGGTACTAACACTAGGAGTAACATTGATGCTAGATATAGTAGCAAGATTAAAAGTGGATGTAATGTTTTGATACAGTAATCCTTTATAGTTTGAGCAGCTGTAGGTGTAATATAGTAGTGCATGTTTTTACAGTGGCACAGAATATACCATTAGTTTTGCATAAGTCTTAATGTCATCCATTAGAAAGATGTAATTAGTGGACGTGAAGGAATCCTTAGGCCATAACTGTTAACATATAGATGTATGTTCTCATATTTCGAGAATGGTTGTACGTATTCCTTCCAGTTTGTTGTTAATAGTGATTTATATTTGGTTTGATAATTAGGACTACGGTACTGGTATAACTCCTGTTAGGTTGTGTGATTATGCATACCCTAGATATCTTTTGCTGTGAGAAATTTGTGAAGCAGTGCTGTGTGGCCTTGTTGCTTTGTaatgttttctttgttgaaataattctcaaaaatattgaaaaataaattgataaaatagaTAAGTCATGATATTTGTACAGAGAAATGTTCTCTTCTTGCAGACACTCCATCGTTGTCCATGTACTCTTTCTCTCATTGATGAAAAACCTCTGACTTCTGCAGAGGGATATCCTTCACATTTTTATCTCTGAGCTTCCAAGAATTTTCCCCAAGTGTTAATACCGTGGTAATAAGTACAGTATTGTTTAACTGCGTATGGTGATACAGAACAGGCAAAAATGCCGCCATTTAACCAGATAACCTCTCTTAGTAACCTCTGCACAGAATGGGTTTGGCGATGGCTTTATTACTGCTTGAACCATGAAGCAGCCCCACAGAATCGTTTCAAGCAGAGGCAGTATGTTGTTGCAACCTTGAATGCAAGTGTTCGTCAGCAGCTGCTCAACCATGTATGTAAGGTTCACATGTACCAAGTCGACTGCAGTAGCAAGTGCTTCCTCATTGAGATGTTAGGGGACAAGAGTACCCAGTGCATTGATATGACACAAACCGGTGAATATTATGTTGATGAAATTTTCCAGCTGTATCGAACCCTCACCTTTGGTCTTATTTTAAATGTCACAAAGCTGGGAATTGTTTGTAATGTCAGGTGTCGCAATGACAGGAGACACATCCCAGACGTAAACGTGACATTTTATCGTGTGTTCAATCAGATGCATCACTTACGTTGGCTGACACTAAGTGGCCTGGCTGACTTAACGATTATGGGTATCTTGGGTAACAATTGTCTTCGTTTGGAGTACCTGGATATTTCGTACTCATCTTACGTGACTGATGACGGCATAGCAAGGCTGATATTGAGGGACCCTGCTGTCATCAATGGCCGGACAGCAGAGCAGATCTCACGCATGGACTTGGACACTACAGAGCTGTGCAATTCTTTGAGCTATTTGTGCATATCTGGCACTGCAGTGAGCATGTTGGGAGCCGTCGTCATTATGAAATTCTTGCCAAAGCTGAGATCACTGGGTAGCCAGATAGACTGTGGATCCATATGCTATGTCATAGAACTTCTCCAGCAGGATGACGGCATCAGAAAGTTCCAGCTTTATGAGATGAGTGAGTTTCTCATGACAGCTGAACGGGCATCATTGTTGTGTGAAACTTGTCCTAATGTTTCTAAATTCACAACCTGTTTGAGGAGCATGGATGCCCTTCACATACTTCATCCACTCCAGTCACTCACTATTGATGATGTTAGGGGTGACCCTTGGGACATTTATGATTACCTGCAGACTAGAGGGAGTACTTTGAAGGAGCTCATTCTGACAAACAACATCAACAGTCCACTTGATTTATCGTGGATAATGGAACTCACTCCTAATCTGGAGAAATTCCAGAGCAACATCATGATTTCAGAGGGTTATGAAATTCCTGAATGGAAGAATCTGAGAGTGGCAGGTGTCACTGTTAGTTCATCGAAGGTGTTGCTGTCTTTGCTGACTCATGCACCGGCCCTTAAAGAATTGAGCATAGTATTTTCCCCTCAGCCCTACAGTGAAACTGCGGACTGCTTGAATGATGACCTCTTTATTTACATTGCTCTCTCTGATGGACTGAAACATCTTGAAAAATTGAAGATCAAGGAATGTGCTCTGAGTAGCAGAGGAATCGACTGCCTTCTCATCCACTGCCCTGAACTGTGGTATTTTGCTTACCTCATATTTTGGCACAATATCTCTCCGGATGATATTGAGAGGTTCAAGTCAGAGGCTGCCAAAAATAACTGGAGATTGAAATTTGTAATGCGAGAGGACTGGGAAGGAGGTGTTATGGATAGAAGAAACTGACTTATGTTTTCTTCTATTCCGTTAATAAAGAATATTCTTGGAAAATGGTAGTGGCGGTCTTTTATATTgctcagaaaaattaaaaactgttagTTAGATTGCCATAGCTACAAGAAAACCATAGTTGTAGATGGATTTGTTCAAAAAATTCTTGCTACAAATAATAGTTACTTCTGTGCTGTGATTTTGGTGCTACTTTAGATATGTAAAATGACTgagtgtattgtatttttttaattagtacaGGGTGCAGAATTATTTGGTCAGATAGTAAAAAGGCAGCTCTAGAATAGTCACAATTTTTCGACAGATTGCTGCAAGAATCAAACTGtaatttgttttgaaagtgtAGCATTGTAATGTTTATAAGAAAATCAGATTATTATACAAGAGCCCATAACTGGTGACTGTAGATTGAGAAGTGTGCTTTAGATTAAAATTACTAGTTTACCACTGAGCCTACAACGTGACATTGTTTACTGAAAGAACTACAAGATGACATTGCTTACTTACAGAACTACAAGATGACATTGTTTACTGATAGAACTACAAGATGACATTGCTTACTTACAGAACTACAAGATGACATTGTTTACTGATAGAACTACAAGATGACATTGCTTACTTATAGAACTACAAGATGACATTGTTTACTGATAGAACTACAAGATGACATTGTTTACTGATAGAACTACAAGATGACATTGCTTACTTATAGAACTACAAGATGACATTGTTTACTGATAGAACTACAAGATGACATTGTTTACTGATAGAACCACAAGATGACATTGTTTACTGATAGAACTACAAGATGACATTGCTTACTTATAGAACTACAAGATGACATTGTTTACTGATAGAGCTACAAGATGACATTGTGTACTGATAGAACCACAAGATGACATTGTTTACTGATAGAGCTACAAGATGACATTGTGTACTGATAGAACCACAAGATGACATTGTTTACTGATAGAGCTACAAGATGACATTGTGTACTGATAGAACCACAAGATGACATTGTTTACTGATAGAGCTACAAGATGACATTGTGTACTGATAGAACCACAAGATGACATTGTTTACTGATAGAGCTACAAGATGACATTGTGTACTGATAGAACCACAAGATGACATTGTTTACTGATAGAGCTACAAGATGACATTGTGTACTGATAGAACCACAAGATGACATTGTTTACTGATAGAGCTACAAGATGACATTGTTTACCAATAGAACTACAAGATGACATTGTTTACCGATAGAACTACAAGATGACATTGTATACTGACAGAATTACTAGGTGATATGAGCTGACTGTGTGATTCATAGGCCTTCAAATGCATAAGTTCCTTAGAAATTTTTACATCCtgtgacaataatttttttaaacaaatacaatatatgCATACAGCACAGTATACTCTCAGATATCTTTGATATTCATTCTCAGCCCCTCTGCATGactataaagtatatataatccTGACCTCCATCAAAATCCATACTTTAAGGTAATTCAGTGCATTTTGATAACCATAGATGAGTTCGCAAATGAGATGCGACACAAAAATATTTGACATGATACTCAAGAGACagagattttaataaattttcgttttatacacttttataaaaatcaatcaaaatgcCACAAAGCACATTCccagtatttcttttcatttactattcattctttttcttaactttctttttcttgtactttctatcattatgaatgtttaccttttactgaattatcagttttttctctcctcACTTTCATGGGAATATTGTTGGCAGGTTTTCTTGTATTCCCCAAGTATGTCTATTGTCAAACTGTGTCTGAAGGGCGGAAGGGGGATGGGTGGAGTAGAGTGGTAAGAATCCCTTCATCTTATGCccctgtaggggggttagtgccgtcagtgtacctttgacagtgcactgaaggcattacttaaggttcttttcagcatcccattggcacctagctgcaatccctttcatttgttttactatactgtacctccgttcatattctctttcttccatcttacttttcgccagctcctaacaattgttttaacattattttcagcgctgaacgacctcataggtcccagtgcttggcctttggcctaaattttatacagtattcTAATTATATTCCATGACCCAATGCTTCCATGTCATCAACAATAACTGAccagttctttttattctctgtttttcttgtACCGTATTCTGTTTTGTTTGCAATTTCTGCCCTTTTTTGGTGGTCACACTTTTTCTGTGTTGATTGTCTTTGGAAACTGTATCTCAGGTTCTTTGGTTTGAtattaaacttctctctctctctctctctctctctctctctctctctctctctctctctctctctctctctctctctctctctctctctctctccgttgctaCCAGAGTTTGGTCTGACTGAGTGGAGTGGCTCAcagtctttctctgtctcttatgTCCCCCCTTCTTTTCTTAatacctttttcattctttctttttagtgGTAAGAAAGTTGAAGAATGAagtgaaagaagtaaaataattgtAGTAAATTTTTGCTTTGtagattattgtaatttttatcatacaaatttttcttgttttatttcgcTATTGGATTGATTGTTGATAGATAGGGCCTTGGGATAATCCACGAGTGATGGAAGAAATTGACGTTTCCATTGAAGTGTGACTGTTACTAATGCTTATTTGGGGCAAACTTTGGGAAAACATAGGCACTGATACCATCACCAGAGTGTTAGTGTTGCTTGTGGCTACCCAGGTTACTCCCTTACTAACTAGCATACCCAGCTTGAGAAAAAGTATTGCCTGAAATTATTTGTAGTTTACGTAtagt from Macrobrachium rosenbergii isolate ZJJX-2024 chromosome 45, ASM4041242v1, whole genome shotgun sequence includes:
- the LOC136829882 gene encoding uncharacterized protein isoform X1; the protein is MPPFNQITSLSNLCTEWVWRWLYYCLNHEAAPQNRFKQRQYVVATLNASVRQQLLNHVCKVHMYQVDCSSKCFLIEMLGDKSTQCIDMTQTGEYYVDEIFQLYRTLTFGLILNVTKLGIVCNVRCRNDRRHIPDVNVTFYRVFNQMHHLRWLTLSGLADLTIMGILGNNCLRLEYLDISYSSYVTDDGIARLILRDPAVINGRTAEQISRMDLDTTELCNSLSYLCISGTAVSMLGAVVIMKFLPKLRSLGSQIDCGSICYVIELLQQDDGIRKFQLYEMSEFLMTAERASLLCETCPNVSKFTTCLRSMDALHILHPLQSLTIDDVRGDPWDIYDYLQTRGSTLKELILTNNINSPLDLSWIMELTPNLEKFQSNIMISEGYEIPEWKNLRVAGVTVSSSKVLLSLLTHAPALKELSIVFSPQPYSETADCLNDDLFIYIALSDGLKHLEKLKIKECALSSRGIDCLLIHCPELWYFAYLIFWHNISPDDIERFKSEAAKNNWRLKFVMREDWEGGVMDRRN